The window AGGATCAGGAAGCGAAGGCCAAACACGCGGAACTGACCTCCGTGGACCTGCGCTGGCACTTCGTCGGGCAGCTCCAGCGCAACAAGGCGCGCTCGGTGGTCCGGTACGCCGACGTCGTTCACAGCGTCGACCGCCCGGAGCTGGCGGCCGCGCTGGCGGGCGCGTCCGAACGGCATCGTGAGCGGCCGCTCGACGTGCTGCTGCAAGTGGACCTGGAAGAGGGCGCCTCGGCGGGCCGGGGCGGCGTGACGCCGTCCGCGGTGGCGGCGCTGGCCGCCGACGTCGTGGCGAGTCCCACACTGCGGTTGCTCGGGCTGATGGCGGTCGCCCCGTTAGGCGGTGACCCCGACCGTGCGTTCGCGCGACTTGCCGAGCTGAGTGCCGCGCTGCGGGAAGACCATCCCGAAGCGCGGTGGATCTCCGCCGGGATGAGCAGCGACCTGGAGTCG is drawn from Cryptosporangium aurantiacum and contains these coding sequences:
- a CDS encoding YggS family pyridoxal phosphate-dependent enzyme, with translation MGRTGSADHGSAGPAPSAASPERVAELTAGLADVERRLSSACEDAGRQRAEVTLIAVTKTWPASDVAALAALGVRDVAENKDQEAKAKHAELTSVDLRWHFVGQLQRNKARSVVRYADVVHSVDRPELAAALAGASERHRERPLDVLLQVDLEEGASAGRGGVTPSAVAALAADVVASPTLRLLGLMAVAPLGGDPDRAFARLAELSAALREDHPEARWISAGMSSDLESAVRHGATHVRVGSALLGKRVSGHGSVWP